A region of Bombyx mori chromosome 13, ASM3026992v2 DNA encodes the following proteins:
- the LOC119629387 gene encoding uncharacterized protein LOC119629387: MGFRTHPRDPKDVEARTPTKREVTSAVMSTFDPMGLASPVLIEGKALIQSIWRSGIDWDDVILEKDEVAWKRYMENLRMLQGLRIARCFSYCNTEGELHTFTDASEKAYACAVYWRQKTDESTYRVTLLAGKARVTPLRPVSIPRLELQAALLGTRMAQAIANELDIAVGRRTYWTDSSTVLTWIKTDPRTFKPFVAHRLAEIEESTKPQEWRWVPGSQNPADDATREAPADFDHTHRWFNGPEFLMWDESRWPKPRTFKQEPSGEEKEAYLVATARTADAQPTPDPHRFSSWVRLLRATARVLQFIELCRPRKESACVSRQLEQQDPTWRTTRAKQPRSTWKIRTPEAPTEAWLPLDPPHLKKAEKILLRSSQGESFGEKDPERHPKLRRLDVVMEDGLLRLRGRIDAAQYIDAGCKRPIVLDGKHVIARLLIKHYHEAFQHGNHATVMNEVRQRYWILGLRSIIRATAVRCQWCKVYRSTPRLPPTGDLPIERLRHGEPPFTCAAVDYFGPMTVTVGRRHEKRWGVLFTCLTTRAVHMELAASLTADSMLLALRRMAARRGMPKVIYSDNGTNFVGANKELKQAIENAREADVVSRAAQMNIKWKFIPPGAPNMGGAWERLVRSVKTALAVTLKERHPREEVLHTLLLEAEHVVNSRPLVAREESWESEALTPNHFLIGRSCGAPSIGDYRDEDLTGKKNMESGEAYGRPLLE; the protein is encoded by the coding sequence ATGGGATTCCGGACACATCCACGAGACCCAAAGGATGTAGAAGCACGAACCCCGACCAAACGAGAAGTGACTAGCGCGGTAATGTCAACCTTCGACCCTATGGGGCTGGCATCACCCGTGCTAATAGAAGGGAAAGCGCTCATTCAGAGCATTTGGCGGAGCGGGATCGACTGGGACGACGTCATCCTGGAAAAGGACGAGGTGGCGTGGAAACGTTATATGGAGAACCTTCGCATGTTGCAAGGCCTCCGAATAGCAAGGTGCTTCTCGTACTGTAACACTGAGGGGGAGCTGCACACGTTCACCGACGCCAGCGAGAAGGCCTACGCGTGTGCAGTCTATTGGCGTCAGAAGACAGACGAGAGCACCTACCGCGTCACGCTTCTAGCAGGGAAAGCCAGGGTGACCCCACTGAGACCAGTCTCTATCCCAAGGCTGGAGCTGCAAGCTGCACTGCTGGGGACAAGGATGGCGCAGGCGATAGCGAACGAATTGGACATCGCGGTCGGCAGAAGGACGTACTGGACTGACTCCAGTACAGTTCTGACATGGATAAAGACCGACCCACGCACGTTCAAACCTTTCGTTGCGCACCGACTCGCCGAGATAGAAGAGTCAACGAAGCCCCAAGAATGGCGATGGGTGCCTGGCTCGCAGAACCCAGCAGACGACGCAACTAGAGAGGCGCCGGCGGATTTCGACCACACGCATCGGTGGTTTAATGGACCCGAGTTCCTGATGTGGGATGAATCGCGCTGGCCCAAGCCGCGAACATTCAAGCAAGAACCGTCTGGAGAAGAGAAAGAGGCCTACCTGGTCGCCACGGCGAGGACCGCTGACGCTCAACCCACGCCCGATCCGCACAGATTCTCGAGCTGGGTCAGGTTATTGAGAGCAACAGCCAGGGTCCTCCAATTTATCGAGCTGTGTCGACCCCGGAAGGAGAGCGCCTGCGTGTCCAGACAATTGGAGCAGCAAGATCCCACGTGGAGGACGACGCGAGCGAAGCAGCCCCGATCAACATGGAAGATAAGGACTCCAGAAGCACCTACAGAAGCGTGGCTGCCGCTCGATCCGCCCCACTTGAAGAAGGCGGAGAAGATCCTACTGAGAAGCAGCCAAGGAGAGAGCTTCGGTGAAAAAGATCCCGAACGTCACCCCAAGTTGCGACGGCTCGACGTCGTGATGGAAGATGGCCTGTTGCGCCTGCGCGGACGTATTGACGCAGCGCAATACATAGATGCAGGCTGCAAGCGACCGATCGTGCTGGACGGGAAGCACGTGATAGCGAGATTATTGATCAAACACTATCACGAGGCGTTCCAGCACGGTAACCACGCAACGGTGATGAACGAGGTGCGGCAGCGCTACTGGATCCTAGGTCTAAGATCGATCATTCGAGCGACGGCCGTCCGATGCCAGTGGTGCAAGGTCTATCGGAGTACACCACGACTACCGCCCACCGGAGACCTGCCGATAGAGCGGCTACGACATGGAGAGCCGCCGTTCACCTGTGCTGCcgtcgattacttcgggccgaTGACGGTGACTGTAGGACGACGTCACGAGAAGAGGTGGGGCGTGCTGTTCACATGCCTCACCACGAGAGCAGTCCACATGGAGCTAGCAGCGTCACTGACGGCAGACTCAATGCTGTTAGCGCTGCGCAGGATGGCCGCCCGACGAGGAATGCCCAAAGTCATTTACAGCGACAATGGGACTAACTTCGTCGGCGCCAACAAGGAGCTCAAGCAGGCAATCGAGAATGCAAGGGAAGCAGACGTCGTGTCACGGGCCGCTCAGATGAACATAAAATGGAAGTTCATCCCGCCAGGAGCGCCGAACATGGGAGGCGCGTGGGAACGTTTGGTGCGGTCCGTGAAGACCGCGCTGGCAGTCACACTGAAGGAAAGACACCCGAGGGAAGAAGTTCTGCACACTCTTCTGTTGGAGGCGGAGCACGTCGTCAATTCGAGACCGCTCGTCGCCAGGGAAGAGAGTTGGGAGTCAGAAGCACTCACGCCGAACCACTTCCTCATAGGGAGATCCTGCGGAGCTCCAAGCATCGGCGACTACAGAGACGAAGACCTGACCGGCAAAAAGAACATGGAGAGTGGCGAAGCGTATGGAAGACCACTTCTGGAGTAG